One Sediminibacillus dalangtanensis genomic region harbors:
- the yqfD gene encoding sporulation protein YqfD: MKHTQDIFFTGSVKIKVTGHHPELFFDLCAREGITVWNVIKINETQCVGNVRLSDISAIKRLRRQTIYKLSFLSRKGFPFLIQRVLRKKPFVAGLFLSVLFVMFLSNIVWDIEVENVPPEVEAKIIEKLDEYGIRPGAIKFTIGTPSDIQQRLLDDLPELLWVGVTEKGTTYQLEAVEKTIVEEPEQSGPRNLVAAKKGVIVDMFVAKGLPLVEVNDLVTPGQVLVSGNLNENQGEGEQEDDEEKQNKPKNYVAAEGEVIAETWYEVETTVPIKANYQTLTGESETKFKLQIGKVKIPIWGFKKVEYEHVYKEIKSKPLYFLHWTLPISFVEEQWNEQAPFNEKRSREKAREEAVKQATKQLQSELGKDAEIAFQKVLHERIESGKVKLTLYFKAKEDITKIQPISQGD; encoded by the coding sequence ATGAAGCACACACAAGATATATTTTTTACCGGGTCTGTAAAGATAAAGGTGACCGGACACCACCCAGAGTTGTTTTTTGATCTGTGCGCAAGAGAAGGAATAACTGTTTGGAATGTGATAAAAATAAATGAAACGCAATGTGTCGGCAATGTAAGATTAAGCGATATTTCCGCGATAAAAAGACTACGCAGGCAAACGATTTATAAGCTGTCTTTTCTGTCACGGAAAGGCTTTCCATTTTTGATACAGCGCGTTTTGCGTAAAAAACCATTCGTGGCGGGATTGTTTTTGAGTGTTTTGTTTGTCATGTTTCTCTCAAACATTGTCTGGGACATAGAAGTGGAAAACGTCCCGCCGGAAGTAGAAGCGAAAATTATCGAAAAATTGGACGAGTATGGCATTCGACCCGGGGCAATAAAGTTTACAATCGGAACACCAAGTGACATTCAACAACGATTGCTGGATGATTTGCCTGAATTGTTGTGGGTGGGTGTGACGGAAAAGGGGACAACCTATCAGCTGGAAGCAGTCGAGAAAACGATTGTCGAAGAACCAGAGCAATCGGGTCCGCGAAACCTGGTTGCTGCAAAAAAAGGGGTCATTGTTGATATGTTTGTCGCTAAGGGACTCCCTTTGGTCGAAGTAAATGATCTTGTCACACCTGGACAGGTATTGGTTTCCGGCAACTTGAATGAGAATCAAGGAGAAGGAGAACAAGAAGACGACGAAGAAAAGCAAAATAAACCCAAAAACTATGTGGCAGCGGAAGGAGAAGTTATTGCCGAAACTTGGTACGAGGTGGAAACGACTGTACCAATAAAGGCAAATTATCAAACCCTTACCGGAGAGAGCGAAACAAAATTCAAACTGCAAATCGGAAAAGTGAAAATTCCTATTTGGGGTTTTAAAAAGGTCGAATATGAACACGTATATAAAGAAATTAAAAGTAAACCATTGTATTTTTTGCATTGGACTCTGCCCATTTCTTTCGTAGAGGAGCAATGGAATGAACAAGCGCCTTTCAACGAAAAACGAAGCAGGGAAAAAGCAAGAGAAGAAGCCGTGAAGCAAGCAACGAAACAGCTCCAGAGCGAACTTGGAAAGGATGCGGAAATCGCCTTTCAAAAAGTTTTGCACGAACGTATTGAGAGTGGTAAAGTTAAGTTAACCCTTTATTTCAAAGCTAAGGAAGATATAACAAAAATTCAACCAATATCTCAAGGAGATTGA
- the dnaJ gene encoding molecular chaperone DnaJ yields MSKRDYYEILGVSKDASKDEIKKAYRKLARKYHPDVNKEADAADKFKEAKEAYEVLGDEQKRTQYDQFGHAGPQSQGFGGGFGSAEDFGGFGDIFDMFFGGGGRRRDPNAPRQGADLQYTMTLDFEEAIFGKDTDIQIPREETCETCHGSGAKPGTEPKTCSHCNGSGQLNMEQNTPFGRVVNKRVCHYCQGTGKIIPDKCNTCGGTGKVKKRKKIHINIPAGIDEGQQIRVSGQGEAGVNGGPPGDLYVVVQIKPHEFYEREGDHIFCEMPITFAQAALGDEIEVPTVHGKVKLKVPAGTQTGKTFRLKGKGVPNVRGYGHGDQHVNIRVVTPTNLTERQQEILREFNDISGNQPTEEQHGTFFQRVKRAFKGE; encoded by the coding sequence GTGAGTAAACGAGATTATTATGAAATCCTTGGTGTCTCCAAAGACGCTTCCAAGGATGAAATAAAAAAAGCATACCGGAAATTGGCACGTAAATACCATCCGGATGTAAATAAGGAAGCAGATGCTGCCGATAAATTTAAAGAAGCGAAGGAAGCCTATGAAGTGCTGGGCGATGAACAAAAAAGAACGCAGTATGACCAATTTGGTCACGCGGGACCACAGAGTCAAGGATTTGGCGGCGGTTTTGGCAGTGCCGAAGACTTTGGTGGTTTCGGAGATATATTCGATATGTTTTTTGGCGGCGGTGGAAGAAGACGGGATCCAAATGCACCGCGGCAGGGTGCTGACTTACAATATACCATGACGCTGGATTTTGAAGAAGCCATCTTCGGCAAAGATACAGACATTCAAATTCCTCGCGAGGAAACCTGCGAAACTTGTCACGGTTCCGGCGCCAAGCCTGGCACAGAACCGAAAACCTGTTCCCATTGTAATGGGTCAGGTCAGCTGAATATGGAACAAAATACACCTTTCGGCCGTGTCGTCAATAAGCGTGTCTGCCATTATTGCCAAGGAACAGGTAAAATCATTCCTGATAAATGCAACACCTGCGGTGGAACAGGAAAAGTGAAAAAACGCAAAAAAATTCATATCAACATCCCGGCAGGAATAGACGAAGGACAACAAATCCGTGTTTCCGGACAAGGCGAAGCTGGTGTTAATGGCGGCCCTCCAGGAGATCTATATGTTGTGGTTCAAATCAAACCGCACGAATTTTACGAGCGCGAAGGCGACCATATTTTCTGTGAAATGCCAATAACTTTTGCCCAGGCTGCATTGGGAGATGAAATTGAAGTTCCGACAGTCCATGGTAAAGTAAAACTTAAAGTTCCAGCTGGAACACAAACAGGCAAGACGTTCCGTCTGAAAGGGAAAGGCGTACCGAATGTACGTGGTTACGGTCATGGAGATCAACATGTCAACATTCGCGTGGTGACTCCTACCAACCTTACAGAACGACAACAGGAAATTTTGCGCGAATTTAACGATATTAGTGGCAATCAGCCGACGGAAGAACAGCATGGAACATTCTTTCAGCGGGTCAAACGTGCATTCAAAGGGGAATGA
- a CDS encoding GatB/YqeY domain-containing protein, translating into MSLVERLNQDMKQAMKNKDKQALSVIRMVKASLQNEAIKLGKDELSEEEELTVLSRELKQRKDSLQEFKEAGRDDLAEKLEDEIKVLQAYMPKQLTEEELEQIVQETIQEVGATSKKDMGSVMSAVMPKVKGQADGSQVNRLVQKHLS; encoded by the coding sequence ATGTCATTAGTTGAACGTCTGAACCAGGACATGAAGCAGGCGATGAAAAACAAGGATAAACAAGCCTTGAGTGTCATTCGCATGGTGAAAGCTTCTTTACAGAATGAAGCCATCAAACTTGGTAAAGACGAATTATCTGAAGAAGAAGAACTAACTGTTTTATCCAGAGAGTTAAAACAGCGAAAAGATTCCCTCCAAGAATTCAAAGAAGCTGGACGCGATGATCTTGCGGAAAAACTTGAAGATGAAATAAAAGTTTTACAAGCATATATGCCGAAACAGCTTACAGAAGAAGAACTTGAACAAATTGTTCAAGAAACGATCCAGGAAGTTGGCGCAACTTCCAAAAAAGATATGGGCAGTGTTATGAGTGCCGTCATGCCTAAAGTAAAAGGTCAGGCTGATGGTTCACAAGTGAATCGTCTTGTTCAGAAGCATTTGTCTTAA
- a CDS encoding Na/Pi symporter, whose translation MADLLSLSAVFLMLFFLGFQVLRTGLYHVAFHKVESLLAGMTKNHYVGILTGLLATAVLQSSSLIMVLTIGFVSVGLMTFKQSIGIILGANIGTTATGELLAFSQYIPEWTFVVLGAILLFSNIKVLFGAGTILFGIGSIFIALAGFESLAPLIVELPILEDAIMFTQLNPEAGVVIGMVFSGAIQSSSATTGITMSFLNEGLISMAASIAIVLGANIGTCLTAVLAALGTGKQAVLTAMAHVWFNLFSVLLFLPFLTGITGFAETLSSYPIKQLAHVAVLFNVASVLLFLPFISPFEKFIIRFHGK comes from the coding sequence TTGGCTGATTTGCTTTCTTTATCCGCCGTGTTTTTAATGCTGTTTTTTCTCGGTTTCCAAGTTTTGCGGACAGGCTTATACCACGTTGCCTTCCATAAAGTTGAATCCTTGCTTGCAGGCATGACGAAAAATCATTATGTTGGAATTTTGACAGGTCTGCTTGCAACTGCCGTTTTACAGAGCAGTTCCTTGATCATGGTGCTGACGATCGGCTTTGTAAGCGTAGGGTTGATGACCTTTAAACAATCCATTGGTATCATCCTCGGTGCAAACATCGGAACGACAGCAACGGGGGAATTGCTGGCTTTCAGTCAATATATTCCCGAATGGACTTTTGTTGTTCTTGGTGCAATCCTGCTGTTCTCCAATATAAAAGTACTTTTTGGGGCGGGTACCATCCTGTTTGGCATCGGTTCCATCTTTATCGCTCTGGCTGGATTCGAATCATTGGCCCCCTTGATTGTAGAACTTCCGATATTGGAAGATGCCATTATGTTTACTCAATTGAATCCAGAGGCCGGGGTAGTCATCGGAATGGTGTTCAGTGGCGCCATCCAATCTTCAAGTGCTACCACCGGTATTACGATGAGTTTTCTAAACGAGGGACTAATAAGCATGGCTGCCTCCATTGCTATCGTTCTCGGAGCCAATATCGGTACTTGCCTGACCGCAGTACTGGCAGCTCTGGGAACAGGAAAACAGGCTGTTTTAACTGCGATGGCGCATGTTTGGTTCAACTTGTTCAGCGTCCTGCTATTTCTTCCATTCCTTACCGGAATTACTGGATTTGCAGAGACCTTGTCAAGTTATCCAATCAAACAACTAGCTCATGTTGCAGTCTTATTCAACGTTGCTTCTGTGCTTTTATTTCTGCCATTTATCAGTCCATTCGAAAAGTTCATCATCCGGTTCCACGGCAAATAG
- the mtaB gene encoding tRNA (N(6)-L-threonylcarbamoyladenosine(37)-C(2))-methylthiotransferase MtaB, with protein sequence MPTVAFHTLGCKVNHYETEGIWRKFKEEGYERVDFDHQSDVYVINTCTVTNTGDKKSRQVIRRAIRKNPEAVVCVTGCYAQTSPGEIMEIPGVDVVVGTQHREKMIEYIEQHKQERQPINGVSNIMKNRVFEEMDVPVFTDRTRASLKIQEGCNNFCTFCIIPWSRGLLRSREPENVLKQARQLVDAGYKEIVLTGIHTAGYGEDMKDYNFAQLLRDLETKVDGLKRIRISSIEASQITDEVIEVLDQSDKIVRHLHIPLQSGSDTVLERMRRKYSADFYRGKIEKIKRALPGLAITSDVIVGFPGETEEEFQETYDFIREIGYSELHVFPFSKRTGTPAARMTDQVEDDVKNERVHRLIELSDQQAKEYASQYEGEVLEVIPEERFDEEAGDNIFVGYTDNYLKVKFEASDDMIGKIVRVKITKAGYPYNEGQFVRVMDEPKINQKAEIF encoded by the coding sequence ATGCCGACAGTGGCTTTTCATACATTAGGTTGTAAAGTGAACCATTATGAAACAGAAGGAATTTGGAGAAAGTTCAAAGAGGAAGGTTATGAACGGGTTGATTTTGATCACCAGTCAGATGTTTATGTAATCAATACCTGTACCGTAACCAATACAGGCGATAAAAAAAGCCGGCAAGTGATTCGTCGTGCTATCCGGAAAAATCCGGAAGCAGTTGTTTGTGTTACCGGGTGCTATGCTCAAACTTCACCGGGTGAAATCATGGAAATCCCCGGCGTAGACGTTGTCGTCGGAACCCAGCACCGGGAAAAGATGATTGAATATATCGAGCAGCATAAGCAGGAACGGCAGCCAATAAACGGAGTTTCAAACATCATGAAAAACCGTGTTTTCGAAGAGATGGACGTACCCGTATTTACGGACCGGACACGTGCATCCCTGAAAATTCAGGAAGGATGCAACAACTTCTGTACGTTTTGTATCATCCCCTGGTCACGTGGACTACTACGCTCCAGAGAACCTGAAAATGTATTAAAACAAGCACGGCAACTTGTGGATGCAGGTTACAAAGAAATTGTTCTGACAGGAATCCATACAGCAGGATATGGGGAGGATATGAAGGATTATAATTTTGCCCAATTGCTGCGTGACTTGGAAACAAAAGTAGACGGATTAAAACGTATCCGGATATCTTCCATTGAAGCGAGCCAAATCACTGACGAGGTAATCGAAGTGCTCGACCAGTCGGATAAGATCGTCCGTCACCTTCATATTCCGCTGCAGTCAGGTTCCGACACCGTTTTAGAACGGATGAGAAGAAAATATTCTGCTGACTTTTACCGTGGGAAAATCGAAAAAATCAAGCGCGCCCTGCCTGGTTTGGCGATTACGTCCGATGTAATTGTCGGTTTTCCTGGAGAAACAGAGGAAGAGTTTCAGGAAACATACGACTTTATCCGGGAAATCGGTTATTCAGAGCTTCATGTTTTCCCATTCTCAAAACGTACCGGGACACCTGCAGCGCGTATGACTGATCAAGTTGAAGATGATGTAAAAAATGAACGTGTCCACCGTCTGATTGAGTTGTCAGACCAACAGGCCAAAGAGTATGCTTCCCAGTATGAAGGCGAAGTCCTGGAAGTGATTCCAGAAGAGCGTTTTGATGAAGAAGCAGGGGACAATATATTTGTCGGTTATACCGATAACTATCTGAAGGTGAAATTTGAAGCCTCCGATGACATGATTGGCAAGATTGTCCGCGTGAAGATCACGAAAGCGGGATACCCATATAATGAAGGGCAGTTTGTCCGTGTGATGGATGAACCGAAAATTAACCAAAAAGCGGAAATCTTTTAA
- the floA gene encoding flotillin-like protein FloA (flotillin-like protein involved in membrane lipid rafts) → MDIQSLLPIIVIGLIVIAVAVLFTFIPVMLWISALAAGVRVSIFTLVGMRLRRVVPSRVINPLIKAHKAGLGVNTNQLESHYLAGGNVDRVVNALIAAQRANIELTFERAAAIDLAGRDVLEAVQMSVNPKVIETPFIAGIAMDGIEVKAKARITVRANIDRLVGGAGEDTVIARVGEGIVSTIGSSDSHTKVLENPDSISHNVLSKGLDAGTAFEILSIDIADIDIGKNIGATLSTDQAEADKNIAQAKAEERRAMAVAQEQEMLARVQEMRAKVVEAEADVPLALAEALRSGNMGVMDYMNYKNINADTDMRDTIGKLSQEENDEDQ, encoded by the coding sequence ATGGACATTCAAAGTTTATTACCGATCATAGTAATCGGATTAATTGTCATAGCAGTTGCTGTATTATTTACCTTTATTCCGGTGATGCTCTGGATCAGCGCCCTGGCTGCTGGTGTCAGAGTCAGCATTTTTACGCTGGTTGGAATGCGTTTGAGAAGGGTTGTTCCTTCCAGGGTGATCAATCCGCTAATCAAGGCACATAAAGCAGGCCTTGGCGTCAACACGAACCAGCTGGAGAGCCACTATTTGGCAGGAGGTAATGTCGATCGGGTGGTCAATGCTTTGATTGCCGCACAGCGAGCAAACATCGAACTGACTTTCGAGCGAGCTGCAGCAATCGACCTGGCTGGTCGGGATGTGCTGGAAGCAGTACAAATGAGTGTTAACCCGAAAGTGATAGAAACACCGTTCATTGCTGGTATTGCAATGGATGGGATCGAGGTGAAAGCAAAAGCCCGGATTACCGTACGAGCTAATATCGACCGACTTGTCGGCGGGGCCGGTGAGGATACAGTGATCGCCCGTGTTGGCGAAGGGATTGTAAGTACGATTGGTAGCTCGGACAGTCACACGAAAGTTTTGGAAAATCCGGATTCCATTTCCCATAATGTCTTATCCAAAGGTCTGGACGCGGGTACAGCTTTTGAAATCCTATCGATTGATATTGCTGATATCGATATCGGCAAAAATATTGGGGCTACCCTTTCCACAGATCAGGCAGAAGCAGACAAAAACATTGCACAGGCTAAAGCAGAAGAGCGTCGTGCAATGGCTGTCGCCCAAGAACAGGAAATGCTGGCAAGGGTACAGGAAATGCGCGCCAAGGTCGTCGAGGCAGAAGCAGACGTACCGCTTGCTCTTGCTGAAGCGCTTCGCTCAGGCAATATGGGCGTGATGGACTATATGAATTATAAGAACATCAATGCCGACACAGACATGCGCGATACGATTGGCAAGCTTTCTCAAGAAGAAAATGATGAGGATCAATAA
- the rpsU gene encoding 30S ribosomal protein S21, translating into MSNTTRVRKNESLEDALRRFKRSVSKSGTLSEYRKREFYEKPSVRRKKKSEAARKRK; encoded by the coding sequence ATGTCAAACACAACTCGCGTTCGTAAAAACGAGTCTCTTGAAGATGCTCTTCGTCGCTTCAAACGCAGTGTATCTAAAAGTGGTACATTGTCTGAATACCGCAAGCGTGAATTTTATGAAAAACCTAGTGTGCGCCGCAAGAAAAAATCTGAGGCTGCTAGAAAGCGTAAGTAA
- the deoC gene encoding deoxyribose-phosphate aldolase — translation MDKKLASMIDHTQLKPDTKKSKMDQIIQEAKENHFASVCVNPYWVSYCYQQLKDTDVKVCTVIGFPLGATTTETKVFETEQAIKNGATEVDMVINVGALKSGETAVVEKDIAAVVNAAGNQALTKVIIETSLLDEAEKVTACQLAKKAGADFVKTSTGFSGGGATVEDIALMRKTVGPEMGVKASGGVRDRETTDAMIEAGATRIGASAGVQIISGGIADTDY, via the coding sequence TTGGATAAGAAACTAGCAAGTATGATTGATCATACGCAACTGAAGCCTGATACAAAAAAATCGAAAATGGACCAAATCATTCAAGAGGCAAAAGAAAACCATTTTGCTTCCGTTTGTGTCAACCCTTATTGGGTTTCTTACTGTTATCAACAGTTAAAGGATACAGATGTAAAAGTGTGCACCGTAATTGGATTTCCTTTGGGAGCAACCACGACGGAAACCAAGGTGTTTGAAACAGAGCAAGCCATCAAAAATGGAGCTACGGAAGTCGATATGGTCATCAACGTCGGAGCATTGAAGTCTGGCGAAACGGCTGTAGTGGAAAAGGATATTGCTGCTGTTGTCAACGCAGCTGGCAATCAGGCACTGACGAAAGTGATCATTGAAACTTCTCTTCTGGATGAAGCTGAAAAGGTTACAGCTTGCCAGTTGGCTAAGAAGGCTGGCGCTGACTTCGTAAAAACGTCGACAGGTTTCTCTGGGGGCGGCGCAACGGTTGAGGATATCGCTTTGATGAGAAAAACAGTGGGACCAGAGATGGGAGTCAAAGCATCCGGAGGTGTCAGGGACCGGGAAACGACAGATGCGATGATTGAAGCAGGTGCGACTCGTATTGGTGCCAGTGCTGGTGTACAAATTATCTCTGGCGGAATAGCTGACACTGACTATTAA
- a CDS encoding NfeD family protein — protein MIAGLIGSFIPPTSIHAAGGNGKLVYVIPVENEVERGLEAFLKRTTQEAVEENADHIIFEIDTPGGRVDAAGQIAELLQDLEIQTTAFITNEALSAGSYIALNTDNIYMKPHATMGASGVINSDGTAADKKAQSAWISAMKSAATSKDRDPLYAEAMANPSVDLPEYGAPEGEFLTLEPTTAVEVGYAKAIVNHRTELLAELNLQDAEIIETNTTLAEEIARFLTNPVVVPILLSLASIGLIVELYSPGFGIPGSIGLLSLILFFYGHIVAGLAGYEAVILLVLGIILIIAEIFVPGGIIGILGIGAVVAALFMSSADMGHMAMSIAIALLSSIVVSVILFKTIGLEKGFFKNIILKDATTTEQGYVSSVSRLDLIGLEGRAVTMLRPSGTGIFGDERLDVVTEGAYVEKDTPIKIVKTEGSRIVVRQINNQQKQEDV, from the coding sequence ATGATAGCGGGTTTGATTGGTTCTTTTATCCCTCCAACATCGATTCACGCAGCTGGAGGGAATGGAAAGCTGGTGTATGTCATACCGGTTGAAAATGAAGTGGAGCGGGGGCTGGAAGCTTTTTTAAAGAGAACTACACAGGAAGCAGTCGAAGAAAATGCCGACCATATCATTTTTGAAATAGATACTCCAGGTGGACGAGTCGATGCTGCAGGACAGATTGCTGAATTGTTACAGGATTTAGAAATTCAGACAACTGCGTTTATTACCAATGAAGCTTTATCAGCAGGATCATACATAGCATTGAACACCGACAATATTTACATGAAGCCTCATGCAACAATGGGAGCGAGCGGCGTTATAAACTCAGACGGTACTGCTGCTGATAAAAAAGCACAGTCAGCATGGATTTCGGCTATGAAGAGTGCTGCTACTTCGAAGGATAGAGATCCATTGTATGCAGAAGCAATGGCAAATCCTTCTGTTGATTTACCGGAATATGGCGCGCCCGAAGGTGAATTTTTAACCTTGGAGCCGACAACGGCTGTGGAGGTAGGTTATGCAAAAGCAATCGTTAACCACCGTACAGAACTGTTGGCTGAGCTGAACCTGCAAGATGCTGAAATTATTGAAACCAATACCACGCTTGCAGAGGAAATCGCCAGGTTCTTAACGAACCCTGTCGTAGTACCGATATTGTTGTCTCTTGCAAGCATCGGTTTAATCGTCGAGCTATATTCTCCGGGTTTCGGAATTCCAGGTTCTATAGGCCTGTTGTCCCTGATTTTATTTTTCTACGGACATATTGTGGCTGGCCTAGCAGGCTATGAAGCGGTTATCTTGCTTGTGTTGGGAATCATTTTGATCATAGCTGAAATTTTTGTGCCGGGAGGAATAATTGGTATTCTCGGAATCGGTGCAGTAGTCGCTGCCTTGTTCATGTCTTCAGCAGACATGGGACATATGGCCATGAGCATTGCAATCGCATTACTTTCATCAATTGTCGTTTCCGTTATTCTTTTTAAAACAATCGGCTTGGAAAAAGGTTTCTTTAAAAATATCATTCTAAAGGATGCAACGACTACTGAACAAGGCTATGTGTCTTCAGTCAGCAGGCTGGATTTAATCGGCCTGGAAGGCAGAGCGGTCACAATGCTGCGGCCGTCAGGTACGGGGATCTTCGGGGATGAACGGCTTGATGTAGTGACCGAAGGTGCTTATGTCGAGAAGGATACTCCTATCAAGATTGTCAAAACGGAAGGTTCAAGGATAGTGGTAAGGCAAATAAATAATCAACAGAAACAGGAGGACGTATAA
- the yqfC gene encoding sporulation protein YqfC, which translates to MLTQHLELPSDVILELPRITTIGQIHAYIENHKGLILFSESELRLRMKDGYLRITGEKFVLKMILPEEILLEGKIKELAFIEE; encoded by the coding sequence ATGCTCACGCAGCACCTTGAACTTCCTTCCGATGTTATCCTCGAACTTCCGAGAATTACGACCATCGGTCAAATCCATGCTTATATCGAAAACCATAAAGGACTCATTCTGTTCTCAGAATCAGAACTTCGTTTACGTATGAAAGACGGATACCTCCGGATAACTGGAGAAAAATTTGTGCTGAAGATGATACTGCCGGAGGAAATCCTGCTAGAGGGGAAAATCAAGGAGCTGGCTTTCATCGAAGAGTGA
- a CDS encoding 16S rRNA (uracil(1498)-N(3))-methyltransferase, translated as MQRYFVPEEGWQENMVRIIGDDRHHIDRVMRMQSGDSIICNAPEGRAAVCTINDVTDQYISATIDEWLDEMKELPVEVTIAHGLPKGDKLELVLQKGTELGAASFIPFQAGRSIVKWDQKKAEKKLSRYRKIVKEASEQSHRTVVPEVEGFLDFESLLKKSEDYPVKIFAYEDEAKTNDFHGLSGILSNVESGQKIIACIGPEGGYTIEEAEALKAHGFEPVRLGPRILRTETAPLYLLASISYHFEELGC; from the coding sequence TTGCAGCGATATTTCGTACCCGAAGAGGGCTGGCAGGAAAATATGGTGCGCATTATCGGGGATGACCGGCATCATATCGACAGGGTAATGCGTATGCAGTCTGGCGACTCGATAATCTGCAATGCACCGGAAGGCAGGGCGGCGGTCTGTACGATCAACGATGTCACGGATCAGTATATTTCTGCTACCATTGATGAATGGCTGGATGAGATGAAAGAACTTCCGGTAGAGGTGACTATCGCCCATGGACTTCCCAAAGGCGACAAGTTGGAACTTGTCCTTCAAAAAGGAACGGAGCTGGGAGCAGCCAGTTTCATTCCTTTTCAAGCAGGTCGTTCGATTGTGAAGTGGGATCAGAAAAAAGCAGAAAAAAAGCTGTCCCGTTATCGAAAAATAGTCAAAGAGGCTAGTGAGCAATCGCATCGTACAGTAGTTCCGGAAGTAGAAGGTTTTCTTGACTTTGAAAGTCTGTTGAAAAAGAGCGAGGACTATCCGGTGAAAATCTTCGCCTATGAGGATGAGGCAAAAACAAACGATTTTCACGGGTTGAGCGGCATCCTTTCAAACGTGGAATCAGGCCAGAAAATCATTGCTTGTATTGGTCCTGAGGGCGGATATACAATAGAAGAAGCTGAAGCCTTGAAAGCTCATGGTTTTGAGCCGGTCCGGCTGGGGCCACGGATACTTAGAACAGAGACTGCACCGTTGTATTTGTTGGCAAGTATTTCGTATCATTTTGAAGAATTGGGGTGTTGA
- the prmA gene encoding 50S ribosomal protein L11 methyltransferase, translating to MKWSEITIHTTNEAIEPISNILHEAGASGVVIEDPRDLIKERDTFYGEIYELNPDDYPEEGVYVKAYLPVNSFLGETVEEIKQAVNNLLLYNIDLGMNNITLSEVHEEEWATAWKKYYKPVKISEKVTIIPTWEEYSPVSSDEIIIELDPGMAFGTGTHPTTVLSIQALERFVSKGDKVLDVGSGSGVLSIAAVLLGADQVKAFDLDDIAVKSTVINAKLNHVESKIESRQNNLLDNIKEEADLIVSNILAEIIVRFVKEAYDCLKPGGTFITSGIIQAKKQLVREELEHSGFEILEVNQMEDWASFIARKPEVEQVF from the coding sequence GTGAAATGGTCAGAAATCACAATCCATACCACGAATGAGGCGATAGAACCGATTTCCAACATACTACATGAAGCAGGCGCCAGTGGGGTTGTTATCGAAGATCCAAGGGATTTGATAAAAGAAAGAGACACTTTTTATGGGGAAATATATGAGCTTAACCCCGATGACTATCCAGAAGAAGGCGTATACGTGAAAGCTTACTTACCTGTAAACAGTTTTCTTGGGGAAACAGTGGAAGAGATCAAGCAGGCGGTCAACAATCTGCTTCTTTATAATATTGACCTGGGGATGAATAACATAACGCTTAGCGAAGTGCATGAGGAAGAGTGGGCGACCGCCTGGAAAAAATATTATAAACCTGTGAAAATATCAGAAAAAGTGACGATCATACCGACTTGGGAGGAGTATTCACCTGTTTCGAGTGACGAAATCATCATTGAGCTTGATCCCGGAATGGCTTTCGGGACGGGTACACATCCCACAACCGTTTTAAGTATACAGGCGCTGGAGAGGTTCGTTTCGAAAGGGGATAAAGTACTCGATGTCGGATCAGGGTCGGGGGTGTTGAGCATCGCAGCCGTGTTGTTGGGAGCAGATCAGGTTAAGGCGTTCGATTTGGATGATATTGCCGTGAAGAGCACGGTTATAAATGCCAAACTGAATCATGTGGAGAGTAAGATCGAATCCAGGCAAAACAACCTGCTGGATAATATAAAAGAAGAAGCTGATTTGATTGTTTCCAATATACTGGCTGAGATAATCGTCCGTTTCGTCAAGGAAGCCTATGATTGCTTGAAGCCTGGCGGAACATTTATTACTTCCGGAATCATACAGGCTAAAAAACAATTGGTCAGAGAAGAATTGGAACATAGCGGTTTTGAAATACTGGAAGTCAATCAAATGGAAGATTGGGCCTCGTTTATAGCAAGAAAACCGGAAGTAGAGCAGGTGTTTTAA